The Lentzea guizhouensis genome contains a region encoding:
- a CDS encoding thiolase domain-containing protein yields MRPAAVVGTGQTHHAAKRLDVSMAGLCREAIDRAMADAGVDWPDIDAVVLGKAPDLFEGVMMPELFLADALGAVGKPLLRVHTAGSVGGTTANVAASLVQAGVHKRVLAVAFEKQSESNAMWALSVPTPFTMPVHAGAGGYFAPHVRSYIRRAGAPEHVGAMVAAKDRRNGARNPYAHLKQPDITVESVRASQMLWDPIRYDETCPSSDGACAIVISAEPTSSRAAWIHATALRTEPTTFAGRDQVNPRAGQDAARALWKQAGITDPLSEVDATEIYVPFSWFEPMWLENLGFTEIGQGWKLTEAGETEIGGRLPVNPSGGVLSSNPIGASGLLRFAEAAMQVMGTAGDHQVDGARRALGHAYGGGSQFFAMWVVGSEKPA; encoded by the coding sequence ATGCGACCGGCAGCTGTGGTCGGCACCGGCCAGACGCACCACGCCGCGAAACGGCTCGACGTGTCGATGGCGGGTCTGTGCCGGGAGGCGATCGACCGCGCGATGGCCGACGCCGGGGTGGACTGGCCGGACATCGACGCCGTGGTGCTCGGCAAGGCGCCGGACCTGTTCGAGGGCGTGATGATGCCCGAGCTGTTCCTCGCGGACGCGCTGGGAGCGGTCGGAAAACCGTTGCTGCGGGTGCACACCGCCGGTTCGGTCGGTGGCACCACGGCGAACGTGGCCGCGTCGCTGGTGCAGGCCGGGGTGCACAAGCGCGTGCTGGCCGTGGCGTTCGAGAAGCAGTCGGAGTCGAACGCGATGTGGGCGCTGTCGGTGCCGACGCCGTTCACGATGCCGGTGCACGCGGGCGCGGGCGGGTACTTCGCGCCGCACGTCCGGTCCTACATCCGCCGTGCCGGCGCCCCCGAACACGTCGGCGCGATGGTCGCCGCCAAGGACCGCCGCAACGGCGCCCGCAACCCCTACGCGCACTTGAAACAGCCGGACATCACGGTCGAGTCGGTGCGGGCGTCGCAGATGCTGTGGGACCCGATCCGGTACGACGAGACGTGCCCGTCGTCGGACGGCGCCTGCGCGATCGTGATCTCCGCCGAGCCGACGTCCTCCCGCGCCGCCTGGATCCACGCGACCGCGCTGCGCACCGAGCCGACCACGTTCGCCGGACGCGACCAGGTCAACCCCCGGGCGGGTCAGGACGCGGCCAGGGCGTTGTGGAAGCAGGCCGGCATCACCGATCCGCTGTCCGAAGTGGACGCGACCGAGATCTACGTGCCGTTCTCCTGGTTCGAGCCGATGTGGCTGGAGAACCTGGGGTTCACCGAGATCGGGCAGGGCTGGAAGCTCACCGAGGCCGGGGAGACGGAGATCGGCGGGCGGCTGCCGGTGAACCCGAGCGGTGGCGTGCTGTCGTCGAACCCGATCGGCGCGTCCGGCCTGCTGCGGTTCGCCGAGGCCGCGATGCAGGTGATGGGCACGGCCGGCGACCACCAGGTCGACGGGGCGCGGCGTGCGCTGGGGCACGCGTACGGCGGTGGTTCGCAGTTCTTCGCCATGTGGGTCGTCGGATCGGAGAAGCCAGCATGA
- a CDS encoding TIGR03619 family F420-dependent LLM class oxidoreductase, with protein MKFTVGIAMSPLDQLTELARCAEECGYASIALPDSLFFSEKVSADYPYTPDGSRMWNAETPWVDPFVAAAAMGAVTSRIGFYTQVLKLGSRNPLLLARQIGSVAHLTGNRFGLGIGLGWSPEEFEWCGVPYRNRGPRVDEMIDVLKLVLGGGMVEYHGDYFDFDRLQMSPAPTAPVPFYVGGHSPAALKRAARVGDGWTSAMIKFEDLKSVIAQLGDLGALERPFEIQAVCVDRFGLDGYRQLEEIGVTDVIVLPWLFYGVGFDGSLEAKKDGLRRFADEVLKEFA; from the coding sequence ATGAAGTTCACCGTCGGCATCGCCATGAGCCCGCTCGACCAGCTGACCGAGCTGGCCCGGTGCGCGGAGGAGTGCGGGTACGCCTCGATCGCGCTGCCGGACTCGTTGTTCTTCTCGGAGAAGGTGTCCGCGGACTACCCGTACACCCCGGACGGCTCCCGGATGTGGAACGCCGAGACCCCGTGGGTCGACCCGTTCGTGGCCGCGGCGGCGATGGGCGCGGTGACCTCGCGCATCGGCTTCTACACGCAGGTGCTGAAGCTGGGGTCGCGCAACCCGTTGCTGCTCGCGCGGCAGATCGGGTCGGTCGCGCACCTGACCGGCAACCGGTTCGGTCTTGGCATCGGACTCGGCTGGTCGCCGGAGGAGTTCGAGTGGTGCGGGGTGCCGTACCGCAACCGCGGGCCGCGGGTCGACGAGATGATCGACGTGCTGAAGCTGGTGCTGGGCGGCGGGATGGTCGAGTACCACGGCGACTACTTCGACTTCGACCGGTTGCAGATGTCGCCCGCGCCGACCGCGCCGGTGCCGTTCTACGTCGGCGGCCACTCGCCTGCTGCTCTCAAGCGCGCGGCACGGGTCGGGGACGGCTGGACGTCGGCGATGATCAAGTTCGAGGACCTGAAGTCGGTGATCGCGCAGCTGGGTGACCTGGGGGCGTTGGAGCGGCCGTTCGAGATCCAGGCGGTGTGCGTCGACCGGTTCGGGCTCGACGGGTACAGGCAGCTGGAGGAGATCGGCGTGACCGACGTGATCGTGCTGCCGTGGCTGTTCTACGGCGTCGGGTTCGACGGGTCGCTGGAAGCGAAGAAGGACGGGTTGCGGCGGTTCGCCGACGAGGTGCTGAAGGAGTTCGCATGA
- a CDS encoding nuclear transport factor 2 family protein — protein sequence MTAVTWKASRTETPARVASWKSMDAVSRKAKDEWLALFAEDAVVEDPVGPSMFDAEGKGHHGKEGISAFWDLAIANVERFEFVMHDSFAAGSECANVGVISAFLPGGGRVDTEGVFVYHVGDDGLIKSVRAFWETERAMATFTQPGTA from the coding sequence ATGACCGCGGTGACCTGGAAGGCGTCTCGCACGGAGACGCCCGCCCGCGTGGCGTCGTGGAAGTCGATGGACGCCGTGTCGCGCAAGGCGAAGGACGAGTGGCTGGCGCTGTTCGCCGAGGACGCCGTGGTCGAGGACCCGGTGGGTCCGTCGATGTTCGACGCCGAGGGCAAGGGCCACCACGGCAAGGAGGGCATCTCCGCGTTCTGGGACCTGGCGATCGCGAACGTCGAGCGGTTCGAGTTCGTCATGCACGACTCGTTCGCGGCGGGCTCCGAGTGCGCGAACGTCGGGGTGATCTCGGCGTTCCTGCCCGGTGGCGGGCGCGTGGACACCGAGGGCGTGTTCGTCTACCACGTCGGCGACGACGGGTTGATCAAGTCGGTGCGGGCGTTCTGGGAGACCGAGCGCGCGATGGCCACGTTCACCCAACCCGGAACGGCCTGA
- a CDS encoding fructosamine kinase family protein: MTTLLLDRLHTAGLDDVTAVEPVEGGLAAVAGIAVRDGNRPLFVKSFADVPADDLFAAEAQGLHALRERGGLTTPEVVLVTRDLLALSVLRERPEDETFWEQLAHALARLHTSTVHDRFGWERDNWLGRYRQVNTWTADGHEFFAQHRLLRWLPEPRVGKALGERDRRALERLCDRLPDLLPANPACLTHGDLWAQNVLATAEGLPAVIDPAVSCTWAEVDLAHLWCSPHPPEAKRFFAVYVELTGLDDDWRSRMPLIQLRQSLALIAMFDHDWGAAEQVREILRPFRVG; this comes from the coding sequence GTGACCACGCTGCTGCTCGACCGCCTCCACACCGCCGGCCTGGACGACGTCACCGCGGTGGAACCGGTCGAGGGTGGGCTCGCGGCGGTCGCGGGCATCGCCGTCCGGGACGGGAACCGACCGCTGTTCGTCAAGTCGTTCGCCGACGTGCCCGCGGACGACCTGTTCGCGGCCGAGGCGCAAGGACTCCACGCCCTGCGGGAACGCGGTGGGCTCACCACGCCCGAGGTGGTCCTCGTGACACGGGACCTGCTGGCGCTGTCGGTGTTGCGAGAACGACCGGAAGACGAGACGTTCTGGGAACAGCTCGCCCACGCGCTCGCCCGGCTGCACACCTCGACGGTGCACGACAGGTTCGGCTGGGAGCGCGACAACTGGCTCGGCCGCTACCGGCAGGTGAACACCTGGACCGCCGACGGCCACGAGTTCTTCGCGCAGCACCGCCTGCTGCGCTGGTTGCCGGAACCACGGGTCGGAAAGGCACTCGGCGAACGGGACCGGCGGGCCCTGGAACGGCTCTGCGACCGCCTGCCCGACCTGCTGCCGGCGAACCCGGCCTGCCTGACCCACGGCGACCTGTGGGCGCAGAACGTCCTGGCCACCGCCGAAGGCCTGCCCGCGGTGATCGACCCGGCGGTGTCCTGCACGTGGGCCGAGGTCGACCTCGCGCACCTGTGGTGCTCCCCGCACCCGCCGGAGGCGAAGCGGTTCTTCGCCGTCTACGTGGAGCTGACCGGCCTGGACGACGACTGGCGCAGCCGGATGCCGTTGATCCAGCTGCGCCAGAGCCTCGCCCTCATCGCCATGTTCGACCACGACTGGGGTGCGGCGGAGCAGGTCCGCGAGATCCTCAGGCCGTTCCGGGTTGGGTGA
- a CDS encoding SCO6745 family protein: MATTARRMHELLEPICLVTYMADEVGAEYTALGHRNYWGGYFASRAAPLGRVPAEVVHAAFYSFAEGEAARHIPSAWEKIPPEESLAARERGSVASLRRILGDLADTQGLVRAADLTTKAATSAPTEGRMMYAGLRTLPIPADPLTRLWHSATVLREHRGDGHIAALVTHRIGGTEAHVISAIAMGIHPPESFGRIHHLPEERLAAVMAGLRERGLVEGGRFTDAGRELQQRIEALTDELAEAPYEALTPDELDELVTELEPVSAVLVAAGSR; encoded by the coding sequence ATGGCCACCACCGCTCGCCGCATGCACGAGCTCCTCGAACCGATCTGCCTGGTCACGTACATGGCCGACGAGGTCGGTGCGGAGTACACCGCACTCGGCCACCGCAACTACTGGGGCGGCTACTTCGCCAGCCGCGCCGCACCGCTCGGGCGCGTGCCGGCGGAGGTCGTGCACGCGGCGTTCTACAGCTTCGCCGAGGGCGAGGCCGCCCGGCACATCCCGAGCGCCTGGGAGAAGATCCCGCCGGAGGAGTCCCTCGCCGCACGGGAACGGGGCAGCGTCGCCTCCCTGCGCCGGATCCTCGGCGACCTGGCCGACACGCAGGGTCTGGTGCGGGCCGCCGACCTCACCACGAAAGCCGCCACGAGCGCGCCCACCGAGGGCCGGATGATGTACGCCGGACTGCGCACCCTCCCGATCCCGGCCGACCCGCTCACGCGGCTGTGGCACTCGGCGACCGTGCTGCGCGAACACCGCGGCGACGGCCACATCGCGGCCCTCGTCACCCACCGCATCGGCGGCACGGAAGCACATGTGATCAGCGCGATCGCGATGGGCATCCACCCGCCCGAGTCGTTCGGCCGCATCCACCACCTGCCGGAGGAGCGGCTGGCCGCGGTCATGGCCGGTCTGCGCGAACGCGGACTGGTCGAAGGCGGCCGGTTCACCGACGCCGGACGCGAGCTGCAGCAGCGCATCGAAGCCCTCACCGACGAGCTCGCCGAGGCGCCCTACGAGGCACTCACACCCGACGAGCTCGACGAGCTGGTCACCGAGCTCGAACCCGTCAGCGCGGTCCTGGTGGCCGCCGGGTCGCGGTGA
- a CDS encoding steroid 3-ketoacyl-CoA thiolase, with protein MGGPVIVGAVRTPIGKRAGWLSGLHAAELLGAAQRGLLDRTGVDPAEVEQVIGGTVTQAGEQSNNVTRTAWLHAGLPQTTGCTTVDCQCGSAQQSTHLVAGLIATGAIDVGIACGVEAMSRVPLRANIGESGTPRPESWSIDLPNQFVAAERVAARRGIGREEVDRFGVASQTKARRAWAEGRFAAEVVPVKVGQELVETDQGLRETSLEKLAALKPVVPDGVHTAGTSSQISDGASAVMVVDAAWAQAHGLQPRARIVTQCLLGSDPYYHLDGPVDATNRLLERSGMKIGDIDLFEVNEAFASVVLSWAAVHRPNLDRVNVNGGAIALGHPVGSTGTRLITTALHELERRDGTTALITMCAGGALATGTIIERL; from the coding sequence GTGGGCGGTCCGGTGATCGTGGGAGCGGTGCGCACGCCCATCGGCAAGCGCGCCGGCTGGTTGTCCGGTCTGCACGCGGCCGAGCTCCTCGGTGCGGCACAACGAGGTCTTCTGGACCGGACGGGTGTCGACCCGGCAGAAGTGGAACAGGTCATCGGCGGCACCGTCACCCAGGCGGGCGAGCAGTCGAACAACGTCACCCGCACCGCGTGGTTGCACGCGGGCCTGCCGCAGACGACCGGGTGCACGACGGTCGACTGCCAGTGCGGATCGGCCCAGCAGTCGACACACCTGGTGGCCGGGCTGATCGCGACCGGTGCCATCGACGTCGGCATCGCGTGCGGGGTCGAGGCGATGAGCCGGGTGCCGTTGCGCGCCAACATCGGCGAGTCCGGCACGCCCCGGCCCGAGTCGTGGAGCATCGACCTGCCCAACCAGTTCGTGGCCGCCGAACGGGTGGCGGCACGGCGGGGCATCGGCCGGGAGGAGGTCGACCGGTTCGGGGTCGCGTCGCAGACCAAGGCGCGCAGGGCCTGGGCCGAGGGCCGGTTCGCCGCCGAGGTCGTTCCCGTCAAGGTGGGGCAGGAGCTCGTCGAGACCGACCAGGGGCTGCGCGAGACGAGCCTGGAGAAGCTGGCGGCGTTGAAACCGGTGGTGCCCGACGGCGTGCACACGGCCGGCACGTCGTCGCAGATCTCCGACGGCGCCTCGGCGGTGATGGTGGTCGACGCGGCCTGGGCGCAGGCGCACGGCCTGCAGCCGCGGGCCCGGATCGTCACGCAGTGCCTGCTCGGGTCGGACCCGTACTACCACCTCGACGGCCCGGTGGACGCCACGAACCGGCTGCTCGAGCGCAGCGGCATGAAGATCGGCGACATCGACCTGTTCGAGGTCAACGAGGCGTTCGCGTCGGTCGTGCTGTCGTGGGCGGCGGTGCACCGGCCGAACCTGGACCGGGTCAACGTCAACGGCGGCGCCATCGCACTCGGCCACCCGGTCGGCAGCACCGGCACCCGGCTGATCACCACGGCGTTGCACGAGCTGGAGCGCAGGGACGGCACGACGGCGTTGATCACGATGTGCGCGGGTGGCGCCCTGGCGACCGGGACGATCATCGAACGGCTCTAA
- a CDS encoding cytochrome P450 translates to MGKPRIPEGFDFTDPDMYANRLPYEEFAELRQTAPIWWNAHPHGQGGFSDDGFWVVTKHADVKEVSRNSELFSSWENTAIIRFQDDLPRERIDMQRLLLLNMDPPVHTKVRGIISRGFTPRAINSLRDALSTRAEQIVTEAKRKGHGNFVEDVACELPLQAIAELIGIPQDDRRKIFDWSNQMISYDDPEIDIDPLTAATELLGYSWTMAEDRRSCPREDIVTKLVQADVDGAGLKSEEFGFFVLLLAVAGNETTRNAITHGMKAFFDHPDQWELFKAERPATAADEIVRYATPVVVFQRTATRDTELSGVEIKKGQRVGLFYSSANFDEEVFEDPQRFDITRDPNPHLGFGGSGAHFCVGANLARLEIDLIFNAIADHMPDIREVGAPRRLRSGWLNGIKEFQVQYG, encoded by the coding sequence GTGGGCAAGCCGCGCATCCCGGAGGGCTTCGACTTCACCGACCCCGACATGTACGCGAACCGCCTGCCGTACGAGGAGTTCGCCGAGCTCCGGCAGACCGCGCCGATCTGGTGGAACGCGCACCCGCACGGCCAGGGCGGTTTCTCCGACGACGGGTTCTGGGTGGTCACGAAGCACGCCGACGTCAAGGAGGTGTCGCGCAACAGCGAGCTCTTCTCCAGCTGGGAGAACACCGCGATCATCCGGTTCCAGGACGACCTGCCGCGCGAGCGGATCGACATGCAGCGGTTGCTGCTGCTCAACATGGACCCGCCGGTGCACACCAAGGTCCGCGGCATCATCTCGCGCGGCTTCACCCCGCGGGCGATCAACAGCCTGCGCGACGCGTTGAGCACCAGGGCCGAGCAGATCGTCACCGAGGCGAAGCGCAAGGGCCACGGCAACTTCGTCGAGGACGTCGCGTGCGAGCTGCCCCTGCAGGCGATCGCCGAGCTCATCGGCATCCCGCAGGACGACCGCCGCAAGATCTTCGACTGGTCGAACCAGATGATCTCCTACGACGACCCGGAGATCGACATCGACCCGCTCACCGCGGCCACCGAGCTCCTCGGCTACTCCTGGACCATGGCGGAGGACCGGCGCTCGTGCCCGCGCGAGGACATCGTCACCAAGCTCGTCCAGGCCGATGTGGACGGTGCGGGCCTCAAGTCGGAGGAGTTCGGCTTCTTCGTGCTGCTGCTGGCCGTCGCCGGCAACGAGACCACCCGCAACGCCATCACGCACGGCATGAAAGCGTTCTTCGACCACCCGGACCAGTGGGAGCTCTTCAAGGCCGAACGCCCGGCCACCGCCGCCGACGAGATCGTCCGCTACGCCACGCCGGTGGTCGTGTTCCAGCGCACGGCGACGCGGGACACCGAGCTGAGCGGCGTCGAGATCAAGAAGGGGCAGCGGGTCGGGCTGTTCTACTCGTCGGCGAACTTCGACGAGGAGGTGTTCGAGGACCCGCAGCGGTTCGACATCACCCGTGATCCCAACCCGCACCTCGGGTTCGGCGGGAGTGGGGCGCACTTCTGCGTCGGGGCGAACCTGGCGCGGCTGGAGATCGACCTGATCTTCAACGCGATCGCGGACCACATGCCGGACATCCGGGAGGTGGGGGCGCCGCGGCGGTTGAGGTCGGGGTGGTTGAACGGGATCAAGGAGTTCCAGGTCCAGTACGGCTAG
- a CDS encoding Imm1 family immunity protein, whose protein sequence is MTYTLDVWYHRADDTSGQDDPVAITSSAELEDLLTYVLSHPQPHPPRIVVRERPAAGPHHGPDTLIKLAVAPLEQVGALLFLGPESWAPTTDGDTSTGVYATRAETPVPGAPTLYVDNDTKTPFPAHAALPIPHVLAALEEFRQTGERPTCVDWQESQVS, encoded by the coding sequence ATGACCTACACGCTGGACGTCTGGTACCACCGCGCCGACGACACCAGTGGTCAGGACGACCCGGTGGCGATCACGTCGAGCGCCGAGCTCGAAGACCTGCTCACCTACGTCCTGAGCCACCCGCAGCCGCATCCTCCGCGGATCGTCGTCCGCGAACGCCCCGCCGCCGGTCCGCACCACGGGCCGGACACCCTGATCAAGCTGGCCGTCGCACCCCTGGAACAGGTCGGCGCGCTCCTGTTCCTGGGCCCCGAGTCCTGGGCGCCGACCACCGACGGCGACACGTCGACCGGCGTGTACGCGACCCGCGCCGAGACACCCGTTCCCGGCGCTCCGACGTTGTACGTCGACAACGACACGAAGACGCCGTTTCCGGCCCACGCGGCACTGCCGATCCCGCACGTCCTCGCCGCCCTGGAGGAGTTCCGCCAGACCGGCGAGCGACCGACGTGCGTGGACTGGCAGGAGTCGCAGGTGTCCTGA
- a CDS encoding SDR family oxidoreductase → MTLCEDRVVIVTGAGRGIGRAHALAFAEAGARVVVNDLSAAVAGEVAASIGPRAVVNTDDVGTWAGARRLVEAAVDAFGGVDVLVNNAGIVRDRMIVSCTEDEWDEVIRVHLKGHFAPLHHLAAHWRAVAKAGGTVSGRVINTSSGAGLFGSVGQANYSAAKAGIAALTLVAAAELGRYGVTVNSIAPSARTRMTEHVFDSMAVPEHGFDAMAPENVSPLVVWLGSAEAGEVTGKMFEVDGGRICLVDGWQRGREVDKGERWTPGELGAVVRELVAGHRPVPVYGA, encoded by the coding sequence ATGACGTTGTGCGAGGACCGGGTCGTCATCGTCACGGGCGCAGGACGCGGCATCGGCCGTGCGCACGCTCTGGCGTTCGCCGAAGCCGGTGCGCGTGTCGTGGTGAACGACCTCTCGGCTGCCGTGGCCGGTGAGGTGGCGGCCTCGATCGGTCCGCGGGCAGTGGTGAACACCGACGACGTGGGCACCTGGGCGGGTGCCCGCCGGTTGGTCGAGGCGGCGGTGGACGCGTTCGGCGGCGTGGACGTGCTCGTGAACAACGCGGGCATCGTGCGCGACCGCATGATCGTCAGCTGCACCGAGGACGAGTGGGACGAGGTCATCCGCGTGCACCTCAAGGGCCACTTCGCACCCCTGCACCACCTCGCCGCTCATTGGCGGGCCGTGGCGAAGGCCGGCGGCACGGTCTCGGGCCGGGTCATCAACACCTCGTCGGGCGCCGGTCTGTTCGGCAGTGTCGGCCAGGCCAACTACTCGGCCGCGAAGGCGGGCATCGCCGCACTGACCCTGGTGGCGGCGGCCGAGCTGGGCCGCTACGGGGTCACGGTCAACTCGATCGCGCCCTCTGCCCGCACGCGGATGACCGAGCACGTGTTCGACTCGATGGCGGTGCCGGAACACGGGTTCGACGCGATGGCACCGGAGAACGTGTCGCCGCTGGTGGTGTGGCTGGGCAGTGCCGAGGCCGGGGAGGTGACCGGGAAGATGTTCGAGGTCGACGGCGGGCGGATCTGCCTGGTGGACGGGTGGCAGCGGGGACGGGAGGTGGACAAGGGGGAGCGGTGGACGCCGGGTGAGCTGGGAGCGGTGGTGCGTGAGCTGGTGGCCGGCCACCGGCCTGTCCCGGTGTACGGCGCCTGA
- a CDS encoding SDR family oxidoreductase — MELDLDGSVVLVTGGVRGVGAGITRAFLKAGAVVVTCARRPAEVPGASFVPCDVRDADQVAALVSSIVARHGRLDVVVNNAGGAPFALADHASPRFHQKIVELNLLAPLQVSQAAFAVMREQPGGGSIVMVSSISGRRPSPGTAAYGAAKAGLENLTASLAVEWAPRVRVNALAVGLVRTEQSHLHYGDEAGIEAVARTVPLGRLATPDEVGACAVFLASPLASYVTGATLPVHGGGEVPAFLAAAQTKGSSS; from the coding sequence GTGGAACTCGACCTCGACGGATCAGTGGTGCTGGTGACGGGCGGCGTGCGCGGCGTCGGTGCGGGCATCACGCGCGCGTTCCTGAAAGCCGGCGCGGTCGTCGTGACCTGCGCCCGCCGTCCCGCCGAGGTGCCGGGCGCGTCTTTCGTGCCGTGCGACGTCCGGGACGCCGACCAGGTCGCCGCGCTGGTGTCCTCGATAGTCGCCCGCCACGGCCGGTTGGACGTGGTGGTGAACAACGCGGGTGGCGCGCCGTTCGCTTTGGCTGATCACGCATCGCCGCGGTTCCATCAGAAGATCGTCGAGCTGAACCTGTTAGCGCCCCTGCAGGTCTCGCAGGCCGCCTTCGCGGTGATGCGCGAGCAGCCCGGTGGCGGCTCGATCGTGATGGTGAGCAGCATCAGCGGCCGCCGTCCTTCCCCCGGTACCGCCGCGTATGGCGCCGCCAAGGCAGGTCTGGAGAACCTGACGGCTTCGTTGGCCGTCGAATGGGCGCCCCGAGTGCGTGTGAACGCATTGGCCGTGGGGCTGGTGCGCACCGAACAGTCCCATCTGCACTACGGCGACGAGGCTGGAATCGAAGCTGTGGCGCGCACTGTGCCGTTGGGCCGTCTTGCCACACCGGACGAGGTCGGCGCGTGTGCCGTGTTCCTCGCTTCGCCGCTTGCTTCTTATGTCACGGGTGCGACTTTGCCGGTGCACGGCGGGGGAGAGGTGCCCGCCTTCCTTGCTGCCGCTCAGACCAAGGGGAGTTCTTCATGA
- a CDS encoding enoyl-CoA hydratase family protein — translation MGISSSHTENGIVEVTIDFPPVNALPARGWFELAETITCAGEDEDARVVVLRAENRGFCAGVDLKEMQRTPGHDALIAANRGCAKAFGAVYDCAVPVIAAVQGFCLGGGVGLVGNADVVIASEDAYFGLPEVDRGALGAATHLARLVPQHLMRALYYTASNVTAAQLHHHGSVYRVVARDALDDAARELAQEIAKKDTAVIRRAKEAINGIDPQRVHTSYRFEQGFTFELNLTGAADRARQAFVDGNHARQANDS, via the coding sequence ATGGGGATCTCCAGCAGCCACACCGAAAACGGCATCGTCGAAGTGACCATCGACTTCCCGCCGGTCAACGCGCTGCCGGCGCGCGGCTGGTTCGAGCTGGCGGAGACCATCACGTGCGCGGGCGAGGATGAGGACGCGCGGGTGGTGGTCCTGCGGGCCGAGAACCGCGGGTTCTGCGCGGGTGTGGACCTCAAGGAGATGCAGCGGACGCCGGGCCACGACGCGTTGATCGCGGCGAACCGGGGCTGTGCCAAGGCCTTCGGGGCGGTGTACGACTGCGCGGTGCCGGTCATCGCGGCCGTGCAGGGGTTCTGCCTCGGCGGCGGGGTCGGGCTGGTGGGCAACGCGGACGTGGTCATCGCCTCCGAGGACGCCTACTTCGGCCTGCCCGAGGTCGACCGCGGCGCGTTGGGCGCGGCCACGCACCTGGCCCGGCTCGTGCCCCAGCACCTGATGCGGGCGCTGTACTACACGGCGTCCAACGTCACCGCCGCCCAGCTGCACCACCACGGCAGCGTCTACCGGGTGGTGGCCAGGGACGCGCTCGACGACGCGGCGCGCGAGCTGGCGCAGGAGATCGCCAAGAAGGACACCGCGGTGATCCGCCGGGCCAAGGAGGCGATCAACGGCATCGACCCGCAGCGCGTGCACACGAGCTACCGCTTCGAACAGGGCTTCACCTTCGAGCTGAACCTCACCGGCGCGGCCGACCGCGCCCGGCAGGCCTTCGTGGACGGGAACCATGCGCGACAAGCGAATGACAGCTGA
- a CDS encoding CoA transferase subunit A — protein MRDKRMTADEVVGGIKDGMTVGIGGWGSRRKPMALVKALLRTKTKDLTIVSYGGPDVGLLCAAGKVRKLVYGFVSLDTIAYDPWFKQARETGAIDVLELDEGMFQIGLKAAAHRLPFLPIRAGLGSDVLRYAPEIRTVHSPYDDGEELVAMPALKLDVALVHLNRADKHGNAQYLGPDPYFDDLFCLAADRRYVSCERIVEQFDGPPQTLLLNRMMVDGVVEAPGGAGFTSCVPDYPRDEQRQREYAAAAGDLEQWPDFYERFLG, from the coding sequence ATGCGCGACAAGCGAATGACAGCTGACGAGGTCGTCGGCGGGATCAAGGACGGCATGACCGTCGGCATCGGCGGCTGGGGCTCCCGCCGCAAGCCGATGGCCCTGGTCAAAGCCCTCCTCCGCACGAAGACCAAGGACCTGACGATCGTCTCCTACGGCGGCCCGGACGTCGGGCTGCTGTGCGCGGCCGGAAAGGTCCGCAAGCTGGTCTACGGGTTCGTCTCGCTCGACACCATCGCCTACGACCCGTGGTTCAAACAGGCCCGCGAGACCGGCGCGATCGACGTGCTCGAACTCGACGAGGGCATGTTCCAGATCGGGCTCAAGGCAGCCGCGCACCGGCTCCCGTTCCTGCCGATCCGCGCCGGCCTCGGGTCGGACGTGCTCAGGTACGCGCCGGAGATCCGCACGGTCCACTCGCCCTACGACGACGGCGAAGAGCTGGTCGCGATGCCCGCGCTCAAGCTCGACGTGGCGCTCGTGCACCTCAACCGCGCCGACAAGCACGGCAACGCCCAGTACCTCGGCCCCGACCCGTACTTCGACGACCTCTTCTGCCTGGCCGCCGACCGGCGCTACGTCTCGTGCGAGCGGATCGTCGAGCAGTTCGACGGACCGCCGCAGACCCTTCTGCTCAACCGGATGATGGTCGACGGCGTCGTCGAGGCACCGGGCGGTGCCGGCTTCACGAGCTGCGTGCCCGACTATCCCCGTGACGAGCAGCGGCAACGCGAGTACGCCGCCGCCGCGGGTGACCTGGAGCAGTGGCCGGACTTCTACGAGAGGTTCCTGGGATGA